The Triticum aestivum cultivar Chinese Spring chromosome 3A, IWGSC CS RefSeq v2.1, whole genome shotgun sequence genome includes a region encoding these proteins:
- the LOC123061713 gene encoding fasciclin-like arabinogalactan protein 11: MAARSGIVVVAAALLALVAVSQAQAPGPSATPAGPPNVTAILVKGGQYTTFMRLMKETQQDTQLNSQLNNSFNGNGYTVFAPTDNAFNNLKPGTLNSLTQQQQVSLVQAHILPQYYTMESFQTASNPVRTQASGEKEPITVNIVATNNQVNVTTGLVEVAVNNALSAVKPLAVYSVDKVLLPEALFGAKAPAPAPTASKGGKTKKGEAASGPAGSDDEATPTGAAGAKAVGWGVAGMAALLGYLL, encoded by the coding sequence ATGGCGGCGAGGAGCGGCATTGTCGTCGTCGCGGCGGCGCTCTTGGCCCTGGTGGCGGTGTCGCAGGCGCAGGCGCCGGGCCCCTCGGCGACGCCGGCCGGCCCGCCGAACGTGACGGCCATCCTGGTGAAGGGCGGGCAGTACACGACCTTCATGCGGCTGATGAAGGAGACGCAGCAGGACACGCAGCTCAACAGCCAGCTCAACAACTCCTTCAACGGCAACGGCTACACCGTGTTCGCGCCCACCGACAACGCcttcaacaacctcaagcccggcacGCTCAACAGCCTCACCCAGCAGCAGCAGGTGTCGCTCGTCCAGGCCCACATCCTGCCCCAGTACTACACCATGGAGTCCTTCCAGACGGCCAGCAACCCCGTCCGCACCCAGGCCTCCGGCGAGAAGGAGCCCATCACCGTCAACATCGTCGCCACCAACAACCAGGTCAACGTCACCACCGGCCTCGTCGAGGTCGCCGTCAACAACGCGCTCAGCGCCGTCAAGCCGCTCGCCGTCTACTCGGTCGACAAGGTGCTCCTGCCCGAGGCGCTGTTCGGGGCcaaggcgccggcgccggcgcccacCGCCTCCAAGGGGGGCAAGACCAAGAAGGGTGAGGCCGCCTCCGGGCCGGCCGGGTCAGACGACGAAGCCACGCCCACGGGCGCCGCGGGCGCCAAGGCCGTCGGTTGGGGCGTGGCTGGCATGGCCGCTCTTCTTGGCTACCTCTTGTGA